The following nucleotide sequence is from Microbacterium arborescens.
CGACCTCGCGGCGCACGCCACCCATGTTCACCTGCACAACGCCCTGACCAGCATCCTCGACTCCCTGGAGGCATCCGCATGACCGTCAGCCATCACGTCCGCGTCCACCGCAGCGACGAAGAGCTCGCACGCGAGGAGCAGCTCGCGTGGAAGATCGCGGAGGTCGCGGTCGACCCCGTCGCGGTCGAGCCCGACGTCGTCGGGATGATCATCAACCGCATCATCGACAACGCCGCGGTCGCGGCGGCATCCCTCACCCGGGCGCCCGTCAGCTCGGCCCGCGCGCAGGCCCTCGACCACCCGGTCTCGCGGGGCGGCGCGGGGGCGAGCGTGTTCGGGGTGACCGACCTCACGAGCCCCGAGTGGGCCGCGTGGGCGAACGGCGTCGCGGTGCGCGAGCTCGACTACCACGACACCTTCCTCGCCGCCGACTACTCGCACCCGGGCGACAACATCCCGCCGATCCTCGCGGTCGCGCAGCACGTGGGCGCCGACGGTGCGGCACTCGTGCGGGGCCTCGCGACCGGGTACGAGATCCAGATCGACCTCGTGCGCGCGATCTGCCTGCACAAGCACAAGATCGACCACGTCGCTCACCTCGGGCCCTCCGCCGCCGCAGGAATCGGGACGTTGCTGGGCCTCGACGCCGCGACGATCTACCAGGCGGTCGGTCAGGCGCTTCACACGACGACCGCGACGCGCCAGTCGCGCAAGGGCGAGATCTCCACGTGGAAGGCGCACGCCCCCGCCTTCGCCGGCAAGCTCGCCGTCGAAGCGGTCGACCGCGCCATGCGCGGCGAGACGAGCCCGAACCCGATCTACGAGGGCGAGGACGGTGTCATCGCGTGGCTGCTCGACGGGCCGGATGCCGCCTACGCGGTGCCGCTGCCGGCTCCGGGGGAGCCCAAGCGCGGCATCCTCGACTCGTACACCAAGGAGCACTCGGCGGAGTACCAGGCGCAGGCGTGGATCGACCTGGCGCGCAAGCTCCACGGCGAGCACCCCGAGCTGGTCGACCCCGCGAACGTCGAGAGCGTCGTGCTGCACACGAGCCACCACACGCATTACGTCATCGGCTCGGGCGCGAACGACCCGCAGAAGTACGACCCGACCGCCTCGCGGGAGACGCTCGACCACTCGATCCCGTACATCTTCGCGGTCGCCCTGCAGGACGGCGGCTGGCACCACGTCGATTCGTATACGCCCGAACGGGCGGGCCGCCCCGATACGGTCGAGCTGTGGCAGAAGGTCACGACGGCCGAGGACCCCGAATGGACGCGGCGCTACCACTCGGAGGACCCGGCCGAGAAGGCGTTCGGCGGTCGCGTCGAGATCCGCCTGACCGACGGCTCGACGATCGTGGACGAGATCGCCGTCGCCGACGCGCACCCGCTCGGCGCCCGGCCGTTCGCGCGCGAGGACTACATCCGCAAGTTCCGGATCCTCGCCGAGCCGGTGCTCGAGCCGGCCGAGATCGAGCGCTTCCTCGACCTGGCGCAGCGCCTGCCCGAGCTCACGGCTGACGAGGTGCGCGAGCTGAACATCGTGGCGCGCGACGGTGTCACCGCGTCGGCTCCGAACCCGAGAGGACTGTTCTGATGCTGTACTCGCGTACGACGGCGGCAGACAAGCGCCGCATCCTGCGTGAACGTCTCGCGAGCGGTGAGACCCTGCGTTTTCCGGGAGCGTTCAACCCGCTGTCGGCCCGGCTGATCGAGCAGCGCGGCTTCGACGGCGTGTACGTCTCGGGCGCGGTCATCGCCGCCGACCTCGGTCTGCCCGACGTGGGTCTCACGACCCTCAGCGAGGTCGCCGGACGCGGTCAGCAGATCGCCCGGATGACTGAGCTTCCCGCGATCATCGACGCCGACACGGGGTTCGGCGAGCCGATGAACGTGGCGCGCACGATCCAGACGCTCGAAGACGCGGGCCTAGCCGGCTGCCACATTGAGGATCAGGTCAACCCGAAGCGCTGCGGGCACCTCGACGGCAAGAGCGTCGTCGACGAGAACACCGCGGTGGGCCGCATCCGGGCTGCCGTCGATGCCCGGCGCGACGCGGACTTCCTCATCATGGCGCGCACCGACGTGCGGGCGATCGAGGGGATGGATGCCGCCGTCGACCGCGCCCGCGCGCTCGTCGATGCCGGGGCCGACGCGATCTTCCCCGAGGCGATGCGCGATCTCGCCGAGTTCGAGGCGATGGCGGCCGCCGTCGACGTGCCGATCCTGGCGAACATGACCGAGTTCGGGAAGTCGGAGCTGTTCACCGTCGACCAGCTGCGCGACGCGGGCGTTCGGATCGTGATCTGGCCCGTCTCGCTGCTGCGTATCGCGATGGGGGCGGCTGGCCGCGCGCTCGACGAGCTCACGACGGCCGGGAATCTCACCGCGAAGCTCGACGAGATGCAGCACCGAGCCGACCTGTACGACCTCGTCGACTACGAGGGCTACACACGTTTCGACTCGTCGGTCTTCGACTTCACCCTGTCGACTCGCCAGAATGAGTCGATCGACCGGGGCTGAGACCCGCAGATTCTGGCTACTCGACGGAGAGGGAACAGGACATGACCGAGCAAGAGATCCGCAAGGGGCTCGTGGGGGTCGTCGCGGACGTGACGGCGATCTCGAGAGTGAACCCCGACACGAACTCGCTCCTCTACCGGGGCTACCCGGTGCAGGAGCTCGCCGCGACGCAGCCGGTCGATGCGGTTGCGCACCTGCTGTGGCACGGCGAGCTGCCGACCGGTGACGAGCTCGCCGAACAGCGACGACAGGCCCGGCCCCAGCGCGCGCTGCCGGCGGAACTGCGCGAGGCGATCGACCGGATGCCGCTGGACGCGCACCCGATGGATGAGGTCCGGACCGCCGTGAGCGTCCTCGGCGCGCTCGACACCGCCGGCGCGGCATCCGTGCTCGATGCGGTCGGAACACCCGAACGCAATCTCGCCCGCAGCCTGCGCCTGTTCGCGGTGCTGCCCGCCATCGTCGCGTACGGGCAGCGTCGCCGCCGGGGGCTCGCGCTCATCGATCCGCGCGACGATCTCGACGACGCGGCCAACTTCCTGTGGATGACCTTCGGAGAGGAGCCCGACCCGGTCGTGGCCGACGCGTTCAACCGGTCGCTGATCCTGTACGCCGAGCACTCGTTCAACGCCTCGACCTTCACGGCCCGGGTCATCGCCTCGACCCTCAGCGACCTGTACTCGGCCGTCGTCGGCGCGATCGGCGCCCTGAAGGGGCCGCTCCACGGCGGGGCGAACGAGGCCGTGATGCATGTGTTCGATGAGATCGGCGACGCCGCCGGCGTCGAGGCCTGGCTCGACCGGGCGCTCGCCGAGAAGCGGAAGATCATGGGGTTCGGCCACCGCGTCTATAAGCGCGGCGACTCGCGGGTGCCGACGATGAAAGCGGCGCTGGATGCGCTGGTCGACCACTACGACCGGCCGGATGTCGCTGAGCTCTACGACACCCTCGAGCGCGAGTTCACCGGCCGCAAGGGCATCTACCCGAACCTCGACTACCCCTCCGGGCCCGCCTACAACCTCATCGGGTTCGACACGGTGACGTTCACGCCGCTGTTCGTGGCGGCGCGGGTCGTGGGGTGGACGGCTCACATCATGGAGCAGTACGCCGCCAACGCGCTCATCCGGCCCCTGTCGGCGTACGACGGGCCGGATGAGCGCCACGTCGACGGATATGTCGCGGACGAGGCCGAGATCGACGTGGCGGAGCGCCCGGAGGAAGCCGCAGGCTGAGCGCGGGCCTCCGGGGCCGGAACGCGGATCGGCCCGCTGCACCTCGTCTCTCGGGGATGCAGCGGGCCGATGGCCCTCTCGCGGGTGAGGCGGGTCAGGCGGTCCGGCGACGCGCCGCGACCAGCAGGCCGCCGAGCGCGAGGGTGAGGATGCCCGCCACCGCGAACCCGATCGGCGCGGTCCCGCCCGTGACGGCGATCGTGCCCGCAGGCGCCGCCGCCGTCACGGTCACGCCGACCTCGATGGGCGCGAGCGTCCCCGACGTCACGACGAGGCGGTGCGCGCCGACCTCGAAGTCGCGCGGGATCGCGATCGAGAACGCCGTCCGGCCGGCCTCGTCAGCCGCGGGGATCCCCGTGACCGCGACCGGGTCGCTGAACAGCGTCGCCGCGATCTGCTGGCCCGGCTCGAGGCCGGTCACCGTCACTGCGAGGGTTCCGCCCTGCGCGACCGTGGTGCTGCCAAGCTCGACCGTCGCCCACGGCTGTGCTGGCTCGGCGGGCTCGCCGGGTTCGCCGGGCTCCGTGGGCTCGCCGTCACCGGGGGCGCCTGGCCCGGGGAAGCCGGGCTGCTCGGCGGGCGGCTGCTCTCCGGAGAGATACGCGCGGTTCGCCGGTGCGGGTGAGACCGGGCCGACGGCGGCGAAGAACTCCACCGTCGCCTGCAGGTCGACCTGACCGGAGTCGGTCGCGCTCGAGCCGGTCGCGAAGGTCGCGAAGTTGTCGCCGCCGCCCGCGAGGAACGAGTTGGTGACGACGCGGATCGTCGTGGTGGTGTCGTCGACCGCGAGCTGCTCACCGTTCAGCTGCATCGAGCGGATGCGCGAGCCTGAGGGTGCTGCCGGGTCGTACTCGAAGGAGAAGCCCTTCGACACGCCCATGGCGAGCTTGGGACGTGATGCCCCGGCCGGCTGCCACTGCTCTTCGAGCACCTGCTTGATCTGTGCCGGGGTGAGCTCCAGCGTGACCAGGGTGTTCGCGAACGGCTGGACATTCGCGACCTCGCGGTACGACACGGCTCCGCCGTCGTCGCCGAACAGCAGGTCGGCGCGGAGGCCGCCCGGGTTCATGAACGCCACCTCGGCGTCGCGCCCACCGTAGGCCGGGTTCTGCGATGTGGCCCAGAGGTACACGTCGGCGACGGTGTTGCCGAGCGTCGAATGCACGCCGCGGTCCTCCGATCCCGACGCCGTCTTGCCGCGCATGATGTCGGCGGTGATCGAGCCCACCTGCACCCGGCCCTTCTCGTCCGCGACGCGGACCGCTTCCGCGACGACCGCACGCGTGTCGACGTCGGGGAAGGCGATCGGCTGGCCGAGCGCAGGGTCGATGAGCGGCACGGTGCTGCCCGTGATGGACTCGAGGTCACCGGCATCCGTCAGCTCGATGTCGAGGGAGCCGAGCGTCGTGCCGTACTGGTGCGCCTGGATCACCGGGCGACCACCGATCTCGCACGCGTACTTCTGGTGCGTGTGAGCGGACACGATCGCGTCGATGTCGTCGGACGCGCCGCGGACGAGGTCGCCGAAGTGGCCCGACTCGGTCGCGATCGCCGCGCAGTCCGAGCCGGCCGACCCTTCGTGGGCGAGGAGCACGACGACATCGGCGCCTTCGGCGACCGCATCGGCGGCGGCGTCGTTGGCCGAGGCGACCTGGTCGCGGAACTCGATGTCGGCGATGCCCTGCGGGCTGACCATGCCGGCGGTCTGTTCGGTCACGGTGCCGACGAACGCGATCCGCGTGCCGTCGACCTCCTTGATCGTGTAGGGCTTGAGCGCGTGCTCGTCGGTGCCCTTGCGGAAGACGTTTGCGCCGAGGGCGAAGTCGCTGAAGGCGCCGGCATCCGCGTTCTCCTCGAATCGAGGGATGACGCGACCGGTCAGGTCGTCGAAACCGCGGTCGAACTCGTGGTTGCCGACGGCGCTGACGTCGAGGCCGGCGGTCTTCAGCGCGTCGATCGTGGGAGTGTCCTGATCGATGAACGACTCGAACGCCGAGGCGCCGATGTTGTCACCGGCCGAGACGAGCAGGGTGTTCGGGTTCTGCTGGCGGAACGTGTCCACCGCACCCGCGAGGACCGCGGCACCCGCGACGCCGCCGGACTCCGGCACGAGACGGCCGTGGAAGTCGTTGATCGTCAGCACGCGGATGTCGGGCTGCGCGACGGGAGCGCCGCCGACGAGCTGCTCGACGCTGTACAGGGTCGTCGTTCCCGACACCTCGTTGCCGACCGCGAGCAGCGGCTGGCCGGTGGGGGAGCGGTGCGCCCCGATCAACTGGATGCCTTCGGGGCCGAGGTCGCCCGCAGCGGGCGAGTCGGCAGCAGCATTGAAGTCGCGGTTGTTGACGTACGTGACGTACGTCGGCGCCTTCGGGTCGGTGATGTCGTAGACGATGACGCCGCCGACGCGCTCGAAGCCGATGAAGGCGTACGTGCGGCCGCCGACGGTGCCGATCGACAGGTTCTCGGGCTCGGGGCCCTTGTCGTCGCTGCGTCCGTCGAGGTTGGCCTCGGTGTGGTTCGAGTTGAAGTAATCGGGTGCGACGCGGGCGAGGATCCGTTCGAACTGGTCGCCCGAGTCGAACACGAGCGTGCCGTCGGTGCCCCAGATCGAGAAGGAGCGGCCGCCGAGGGAGGACAGCTCGTCGTAGCAGCTGCCGTCGCCGCGCAATCCGTTCTCGACTGAGACGTTGAGGCGTCCGAGTGCTCCGTCGCCGAGCTTCGCCGCGAGCGGCGAGTCCGCGCAGACGGCCGGGAGCCCCTTCTTGCCGAGGTCCTTGACGCGGACTGCCTCGGCGTAGTCGCCCCATTCGCGGGCGTCGCCCTCGTTGGCGGTGACGAGGTAGGTGCTGGTCTTGCCGCCGACGGCGGCCGAGTACGACTGGATGCCGTCGGGCATGTACATGCCCTTCAGCCCGGCGTACGTGGCGATGGTGATCCCGCCGTCCTTATCGCTCGCATCGAGACCGTTTCCGGTCGTGCCGTGATCCTTGAGTCCGAGCGGCAGGATCTTGGTGACCTCGGCCTTCGCGAGGTCGACGACGGCGATCGCGTTGGCCTCTTGGAGTGCGGCGTAGGCCGTCGTGCCGTCGACGGTGATGTACTCCGGCTCGAGGTTGCGGCTCACGCGGTTGGCGGCGAGGGGCTTGTCGCCCTGGTCGGGCGCGGCGACATCGGGTCCGAACACGCGGACGCCCGCGGGGAGCGATTTCGACCCGCCCGTTTCGAACGCGCCGAAGCCCGCGATACGCACGGCCGACTGTGCGGGGGCGGACACGGTCTTGGGCAGCGCGACGACGCCGATCGAGCCTTCCGGGTCGAGCGAGAAGTCGTCGGCGGGTTCGCCCTCGTTGGCGACGACCGCGTACGCGCCGTCCTTGGAGATCGTGACCATGTCGGGCAGCGCGCCGACGGTGACGGCGCCCAGGCGGGTGGATGCCGCGTCATCGGCATTCGCGTCGAAGAACACCAGCGTTCCGTTCGCGGTCTTGTCCTCTGCCTCGAACGCGACGACGCCGAGCCCGTCGTCGCGAATCGCGAGGGAGTTCGCCGTGCCGGCATCCGAGATGGTGAACAGCTCGACCGGAGTGGTCGGGTCGCTGTTGTCGAGCACGGTCACCGAGCCCGCTTGCGCGTTGACGACGTGCAGGCGGTCGCGGTACGACTGGACGATCTCGGCGGCCGACGCATCGAACTCGCCGGTCTCGTGCGTGCCGATGGGCGTGAGCGAAAGCGTCGCGCCGGGGGCGGAGTCGGTGATCGGAGCGGTGACGAGCGCGGCGGATGCCGCGGTGAGCGGGGTCAGCGCGAGGGTGCAGGTGAGCGCGGCCGTCGCGACGGCGGCGAGCGTGCGGGGAACCGTGCGGCTCCGGGCAGGCGAAGGCATGGGTGTCCTCTGGTCGGGTGAACGGGTGCAGGTCGTGAGTACTCCGCGCACGTGTCCGGGACGTGAATGCCCGGCAACTGGTCGGAGACGCGCGGTGGGGCGCGTGGCACGATGAGGGGATGAGCGACTACACGACGATCATCAGCGAGACGCGAGGGCGCGTCGGCTGGCTGACCCTGAACCGACCCGAGGCGCTGAACGCC
It contains:
- the prpB gene encoding methylisocitrate lyase; the encoded protein is MLYSRTTAADKRRILRERLASGETLRFPGAFNPLSARLIEQRGFDGVYVSGAVIAADLGLPDVGLTTLSEVAGRGQQIARMTELPAIIDADTGFGEPMNVARTIQTLEDAGLAGCHIEDQVNPKRCGHLDGKSVVDENTAVGRIRAAVDARRDADFLIMARTDVRAIEGMDAAVDRARALVDAGADAIFPEAMRDLAEFEAMAAAVDVPILANMTEFGKSELFTVDQLRDAGVRIVIWPVSLLRIAMGAAGRALDELTTAGNLTAKLDEMQHRADLYDLVDYEGYTRFDSSVFDFTLSTRQNESIDRG
- a CDS encoding choice-of-anchor I family protein, yielding MPSPARSRTVPRTLAAVATAALTCTLALTPLTAASAALVTAPITDSAPGATLSLTPIGTHETGEFDASAAEIVQSYRDRLHVVNAQAGSVTVLDNSDPTTPVELFTISDAGTANSLAIRDDGLGVVAFEAEDKTANGTLVFFDANADDAASTRLGAVTVGALPDMVTISKDGAYAVVANEGEPADDFSLDPEGSIGVVALPKTVSAPAQSAVRIAGFGAFETGGSKSLPAGVRVFGPDVAAPDQGDKPLAANRVSRNLEPEYITVDGTTAYAALQEANAIAVVDLAKAEVTKILPLGLKDHGTTGNGLDASDKDGGITIATYAGLKGMYMPDGIQSYSAAVGGKTSTYLVTANEGDAREWGDYAEAVRVKDLGKKGLPAVCADSPLAAKLGDGALGRLNVSVENGLRGDGSCYDELSSLGGRSFSIWGTDGTLVFDSGDQFERILARVAPDYFNSNHTEANLDGRSDDKGPEPENLSIGTVGGRTYAFIGFERVGGVIVYDITDPKAPTYVTYVNNRDFNAAADSPAAGDLGPEGIQLIGAHRSPTGQPLLAVGNEVSGTTTLYSVEQLVGGAPVAQPDIRVLTINDFHGRLVPESGGVAGAAVLAGAVDTFRQQNPNTLLVSAGDNIGASAFESFIDQDTPTIDALKTAGLDVSAVGNHEFDRGFDDLTGRVIPRFEENADAGAFSDFALGANVFRKGTDEHALKPYTIKEVDGTRIAFVGTVTEQTAGMVSPQGIADIEFRDQVASANDAAADAVAEGADVVVLLAHEGSAGSDCAAIATESGHFGDLVRGASDDIDAIVSAHTHQKYACEIGGRPVIQAHQYGTTLGSLDIELTDAGDLESITGSTVPLIDPALGQPIAFPDVDTRAVVAEAVRVADEKGRVQVGSITADIMRGKTASGSEDRGVHSTLGNTVADVYLWATSQNPAYGGRDAEVAFMNPGGLRADLLFGDDGGAVSYREVANVQPFANTLVTLELTPAQIKQVLEEQWQPAGASRPKLAMGVSKGFSFEYDPAAPSGSRIRSMQLNGEQLAVDDTTTTIRVVTNSFLAGGGDNFATFATGSSATDSGQVDLQATVEFFAAVGPVSPAPANRAYLSGEQPPAEQPGFPGPGAPGDGEPTEPGEPGEPAEPAQPWATVELGSTTVAQGGTLAVTVTGLEPGQQIAATLFSDPVAVTGIPAADEAGRTAFSIAIPRDFEVGAHRLVVTSGTLAPIEVGVTVTAAAPAGTIAVTGGTAPIGFAVAGILTLALGGLLVAARRRTA
- a CDS encoding MmgE/PrpD family protein, which translates into the protein MTVSHHVRVHRSDEELAREEQLAWKIAEVAVDPVAVEPDVVGMIINRIIDNAAVAAASLTRAPVSSARAQALDHPVSRGGAGASVFGVTDLTSPEWAAWANGVAVRELDYHDTFLAADYSHPGDNIPPILAVAQHVGADGAALVRGLATGYEIQIDLVRAICLHKHKIDHVAHLGPSAAAGIGTLLGLDAATIYQAVGQALHTTTATRQSRKGEISTWKAHAPAFAGKLAVEAVDRAMRGETSPNPIYEGEDGVIAWLLDGPDAAYAVPLPAPGEPKRGILDSYTKEHSAEYQAQAWIDLARKLHGEHPELVDPANVESVVLHTSHHTHYVIGSGANDPQKYDPTASRETLDHSIPYIFAVALQDGGWHHVDSYTPERAGRPDTVELWQKVTTAEDPEWTRRYHSEDPAEKAFGGRVEIRLTDGSTIVDEIAVADAHPLGARPFAREDYIRKFRILAEPVLEPAEIERFLDLAQRLPELTADEVRELNIVARDGVTASAPNPRGLF
- a CDS encoding bifunctional 2-methylcitrate synthase/citrate synthase, encoding MTEQEIRKGLVGVVADVTAISRVNPDTNSLLYRGYPVQELAATQPVDAVAHLLWHGELPTGDELAEQRRQARPQRALPAELREAIDRMPLDAHPMDEVRTAVSVLGALDTAGAASVLDAVGTPERNLARSLRLFAVLPAIVAYGQRRRRGLALIDPRDDLDDAANFLWMTFGEEPDPVVADAFNRSLILYAEHSFNASTFTARVIASTLSDLYSAVVGAIGALKGPLHGGANEAVMHVFDEIGDAAGVEAWLDRALAEKRKIMGFGHRVYKRGDSRVPTMKAALDALVDHYDRPDVAELYDTLEREFTGRKGIYPNLDYPSGPAYNLIGFDTVTFTPLFVAARVVGWTAHIMEQYAANALIRPLSAYDGPDERHVDGYVADEAEIDVAERPEEAAG